The DNA segment TTCCCATGTGCTGCTGCACGCTCTGTTGCAGTACCCCGATCATCCCCCTATTGAAGCAGTGCATATCAACCATCAGCTACAGGATGAATCCGGTCAATGGTCGGCCCATTGCCAGCACCAGGTGGATAAGCTTGGTATCCCGCTGCATACGGTCAACGTCACTGTTGCGGCACAGGGCAGTCCTGAAGAGCAGGCGCGGCGGGTGCGTTACCAGGCCTTTGAATCGCTGCTTAAAGCCGGTGATATCTTAATGATGGGTCACCATCAGGATGATCAGGTAGAGACCTTGATGCTGCGCCTGTTGCGCGGCAGTGGCAGCCGCGGTGCTGCGGCTATGCCCGCCAATCGCCCATTGGGGCAGGGCAGTGTCGTGAGACCTTTACTCGATATCCCTCGTCAGGCCATTGAAGGCTATGCCCGGCAACAGCAGTTACAGTGGGTCGAAGACCCCAGCAACCAATCCAGTGATTTTGATCGTAACTACCTGCGTTTGGAATTGCTTCCGGCTATGGCTGCGCGTTGGCCAGAATATCGCCAAACCCTCGCCAGAGCAGCATCACTTAGCGAAGAGTCTGCGGCGTTAAATGATGAACTGGCCTTATTGGACTTTGAGCGCGCTGCGGTCTCTTCACAGCAAGCCTCTATCCCGCTGACTTTATTAGAAGCTCTCAGCCCGGCGCGGCAAAAAAACCTGTTGCGCTTTTGGTTAAACACTAACGGCTTTAGCTTGCCGGCGGCCAGCCAGTTAGAGCAGCTATTAGAACAGGTGCTCAACGCCGACTCTCAGGCACAACCTCTGATCAGCTGGGGCAAGGTACAAATTCGGCGATTTAATGGCTTGCTCTATGCAATGGATCAACTGGCTGAATTTGATGGGCAGCAGGTGTTTCATTGGGATCTGTCTGCACCGCTGGCACTGGAGCCGGGGAGTTGCTTACTGGCAAAGCCGGTGAGTGGTGAGGGTATCGATCGAGCCTTATTGGCCAGTGAGCCGGTTACCGTGCGTTTTCGCCAGGGTGGCGAACGCTGCCAACCCGATGAGCGTGAACATTCACAGAGTTTAAAAAAATTATTTCAGGAGTACGAGCTAGAGCAGTGGCTAAGGGATAGAGCCCCCTTAGTCTATTGCGGCGATAAGCTGGTGGCGGTGGCCGACCTCTGGATATGCAAAGGCTGGCGAGCTGCGCCGGGCCGGGCTGGCATAGCTCTTCAGTGGCAGCGCGCTATCTAACTACTCAACCAGTAAACTGATTGGTGATGAAATTTCACTTTCCAGACCATCGGCATCGATAGTGGCAATAGCAAAATTATAAGTACCTGGTGCTGTGAGTATGATGTCCTGGCTGGTCGCGGAGCCATCATTAATGGTAATGATATCACCGTTGCTGTCATCCCCTTCCAGATAGTAATAAATCTCGTAACCGGCAAGCTCCGCGATAGTCAGTGGGTCACCATTTAGGCGAGTGGTTGGGATTGACCAGGAGAGGGTAACAGAGGTGCTAAATGGCTCTGCTTCTTCAGTGACTTCCTCTTGAGTAACTTCTTGCTCAGGCTGCTCCGTTTGAGTTTGCTGCTCAACCACTTCTTGTTCAATTTGTGATTGCTGTTCGGTGCTGTTTTGCTCGGAACCAGAATTTTGTTGCTCTGACACCGTGGCCTGTTGCTGAGGTGCGGGTGGTGAGTTGGCTGACGAGGGCTGGCTTTCAGTGTGGGTGCTTTGCTGATCTGTGGAGGCAGCCGACTCAGTTTCTGTTTGCTCCTGGGCAGTGTCTGTTACTGTGGTGCTTGCTGTCACCACTTCGTCACCAGAGGCATCTGTCGCTGCAAAGAGTTTCGCTAAGGGCCGTGGTGTTACCTCGGGAGCCACCTGCTGGGCTTCTGAAGCGAGAACATCATTCAGGTCGCTAATCGCTATTTCTGTACCTGGAATTTTTAGATTAGCCGGGTCTTCATTCAGAATTGCCCTCAACTCATTGTTATCCAGTGCTGCCAGTTCGTTGATGGGCTGGCCGTTATTCTCACCGTCCAAATCACCATCCAGCATATCTTTGGCAAAGAGAGGTACCAGTGTTTCCGGTTCAATCGTGCTGCCCTGTTGTTCAGACTCCGTCTTAACATTATCGGCCCGAGCTGCAAACACTTCTATAGTCGTTCGGTAAGCTAAAGACTGCTCCTGGTCGGTATTGTCTGACAGGATAGGGGCGGTAGTAAAAATATTGAGATCACTGCCTAAAATACCAAGGCCAGTAGCTTGTTTGGTGACCGTGGCAGAAGCATTAACCGCTGCGACAAACTCACTGACTGAAATATCTGTGCCGGAGCTTTGCAGCAACCCTTCGATAGCATTATCAATAGCCAGAGTGGTGAGTGGGGTGGCGTAAACCGCGGTGCCATTGTTTAATTGTTCAGAGCTAACCAGCGTGCGCAGGGTAGGGATAACCGGAGTTGAACCATTAAGCTCCTGGCCCAGTGTATATTCAAGGATAAAAAATGACTCGGTTAAAAAGCTATTGTCAATATCCATGACTAACTGGGCATCGCCATCAGTAAAACCCTCAGCCGCCAGTTGGCCTTTAAAGCCGTCGTTATTGGTATCAATCAGATAAATCGATGCAATCGCATCGGTTAAGGGGCCTTTAACCGCCATGCTTTTAACCGCGGTGTAAGTCGTGGTCTCAGTGGCCTCAGTTGGTTCTGCTTCCGCTGTGTTAGCACTTGAGTCGGCGCTGCTGGTTAATGGCGTCGCTTGTCCAGTAGAACCGGTTGTTGACGCGGGGCTTTGGGACGTATTGCTCTGGGGGCTAGCTTCCGAGCCACCGCCTCCGCCACCGCCTCCACCACAGGCAGTGGTTAAAAAAGCGAGTAGAGCAATCACTACCAGATGTTTGATTGTATGCATGTTGTTTCCCCGAAAGTATACGCGTCCTTTACTTTTGAAGTCGTCGTATCGCCGAATATGAATCTGTTTCAATCATAGAGGCCGCAGAAGGGTATTCAAGGGTTTTCCTGCCTTTGCCCTGCCTGCTTGCTGAGGATGTGACTAGGTTCACTCCAGGTATGTTATCTGGCTTTGATTTATCCGCCGCCCATTGCGGTCATGATAGCGGCTGACTTGATATCGGTGGTGCTAATATTAATCAGCCCTATCGCTCCTTAAGGGGGTGAGAAATCGTCCTTCAGCCCGTATAATCGTGCGCCTTAAGTAAACGATAGTAAAGAGAAAAATCCCGCCATGACCGTACGCACCCGTATTGCACCGTCCCCAACCGGCGATCCTCATGTTGGCACCGCCTATATTGCCTTGTTTAACCTGTGTTTTGCCCGTAAGCATGGTGGCCAGTTTGTATTGAGGATCGAAGATACCGACCAGACCCGCTCGACCCCTGAGTCTGAGCAGGCGATCTTCGATTCATTGCGCTGGATGGGGCTTGAATGGGATGAAGGTCCGGATGTTGGCGGTGAATATGGCCCCTATCGCCAAAGTGAGCGCAAGGGCATGTATGCCGAGTATGCCGAGCAACTGATCGAAAAAGGCCATGCCTTTCGCTGCTACCGCACCTCAGAAGAGCTCGATGCGCTTAGAGCTGGCTTGAAGGAACAGGGCTATAACCGGGCCCTTAAACCCTATGACCTTGAATTACCCAAAGACGAAGTGGCAAAACGAGAGGCGGCCAATGCTCCTTACGTTATTCGCATGAAGGTACCGATGGAAGGCAAGGTTGATATCGAGGATATGTTAAGGGGCACCATGGAGCTGGACTGGGCTCTGGTCGATGCGCAAATCCTGCTGAAATCTGATGGTATGCCGACTTACCATCTGGCCAATGTGGTGGATGATTATCTGATGAAAATCACCCATGTGCTGCGTGGTGAAGAGTGGATTAACTCGGCCCCTAAACATAAATTATTGTATGAATATTTTGGCTGGGATATGCCACAGCTCTGCCATTTACCCCTGCTGCGCAATCCCGATAAATCCAAACTCAGCAAACGTAAAAATCCAACCAGTATCTTGTACTACCAGCGTATGGGGTATTTGCCCGAAGCTCTGGTGAACTATCTGGGCCGGATGGGTTGGTCCATGCCCGATGAAAGCGAGAAGTTTACCCTGCAACAAATGCTGGACCATTTTGATATTCAGCGCGTCAGCCTGGGCGGCCCCATTTTTGATGTTGAGAAACTCAGCTGGCTAAATGGCCTATGGATACGCGAAGACCTGAGCCATGAGCAACTGGCAGAGCGTTTACATGATTGGGCCCTAAATAAGGATAATCTATTAAAAATACTGCCCCACGCCCAACAGCGAATGGAAACCCTGAGCGACTTTGCACCGCTGGCGGCCTTTTTTGCGTCAGGCATGCTGCCGATTAATGCCGACAGCTTTGCGAGTTTAAAGCTGCAAGATGACGACCTGGTGCAAGCCCTGCAATTTGCCTTGTGGAAGCTTGAAGCTCTGCGTAACTGGGAGCGGGATGATATTTTTGCAGCTATGAAAGCCGTGGCCGATAGCCTGGATATCAAAGTCAAAGACTTCTTTGCGCCACTGTTTATCGCGATTGCTGGCACCACAGCCTCCGTATCAGTGATTGACTCAATGACCCTGTTAGGCCCTGATATGTCGCGGGCAAGAGTGCGCTATGCCATCGACCAGCTCGGCGGCGTTGGCAAGAAAAAGCTGAAGAAGTTGGAAAAAGCCTATGCTGCACTGCCCAGCAGCTAAGGGCTGGTGATAGCTAGGGGAAAATCTAGGACATTTTCACACTGCGAAATCTAGCTGTTGGGCTATGCTTTGCATACGGAAATAACTATTAAGTCGTAGTCACATAGTCAAAGGATAGCCAGGTGCTTTTTCGACATCCCAACTACAGAGGGGCGCAGTCAGTAGTCGCCCGTATTATCAGAGCCGCAGCACTTTGTGTGGGCCTTTTGGCGTCTACCTATGCCCATGCGCTTGGCCTGGGTGAGCTGCGTTCCAGCTCCTTTCTTGGGGAGCCTCTGGTGGCGACGATTGATGTGTTACTCGAGGGGGAAGACTATGGCCCCGACGATATTAAAGTACGCCAGCTTAACAGTGTAGAATCGAGCAAGCTCGGCATTGACCTGGCTGGTTATCAATCCTTTTACCGCCTGACACCCATTACCCGCAATGG comes from the Oceanicoccus sagamiensis genome and includes:
- the gltX gene encoding glutamate--tRNA ligase — its product is MTVRTRIAPSPTGDPHVGTAYIALFNLCFARKHGGQFVLRIEDTDQTRSTPESEQAIFDSLRWMGLEWDEGPDVGGEYGPYRQSERKGMYAEYAEQLIEKGHAFRCYRTSEELDALRAGLKEQGYNRALKPYDLELPKDEVAKREAANAPYVIRMKVPMEGKVDIEDMLRGTMELDWALVDAQILLKSDGMPTYHLANVVDDYLMKITHVLRGEEWINSAPKHKLLYEYFGWDMPQLCHLPLLRNPDKSKLSKRKNPTSILYYQRMGYLPEALVNYLGRMGWSMPDESEKFTLQQMLDHFDIQRVSLGGPIFDVEKLSWLNGLWIREDLSHEQLAERLHDWALNKDNLLKILPHAQQRMETLSDFAPLAAFFASGMLPINADSFASLKLQDDDLVQALQFALWKLEALRNWERDDIFAAMKAVADSLDIKVKDFFAPLFIAIAGTTASVSVIDSMTLLGPDMSRARVRYAIDQLGGVGKKKLKKLEKAYAALPSS
- the tilS gene encoding tRNA lysidine(34) synthetase TilS, giving the protein MSFSSSQLAKQLSPYRNAPRWLVAYSGGVDSHVLLHALLQYPDHPPIEAVHINHQLQDESGQWSAHCQHQVDKLGIPLHTVNVTVAAQGSPEEQARRVRYQAFESLLKAGDILMMGHHQDDQVETLMLRLLRGSGSRGAAAMPANRPLGQGSVVRPLLDIPRQAIEGYARQQQLQWVEDPSNQSSDFDRNYLRLELLPAMAARWPEYRQTLARAASLSEESAALNDELALLDFERAAVSSQQASIPLTLLEALSPARQKNLLRFWLNTNGFSLPAASQLEQLLEQVLNADSQAQPLISWGKVQIRRFNGLLYAMDQLAEFDGQQVFHWDLSAPLALEPGSCLLAKPVSGEGIDRALLASEPVTVRFRQGGERCQPDEREHSQSLKKLFQEYELEQWLRDRAPLVYCGDKLVAVADLWICKGWRAAPGRAGIALQWQRAI
- a CDS encoding fibronectin type III domain-containing protein, whose amino-acid sequence is MHTIKHLVVIALLAFLTTACGGGGGGGGGSEASPQSNTSQSPASTTGSTGQATPLTSSADSSANTAEAEPTEATETTTYTAVKSMAVKGPLTDAIASIYLIDTNNDGFKGQLAAEGFTDGDAQLVMDIDNSFLTESFFILEYTLGQELNGSTPVIPTLRTLVSSEQLNNGTAVYATPLTTLAIDNAIEGLLQSSGTDISVSEFVAAVNASATVTKQATGLGILGSDLNIFTTAPILSDNTDQEQSLAYRTTIEVFAARADNVKTESEQQGSTIEPETLVPLFAKDMLDGDLDGENNGQPINELAALDNNELRAILNEDPANLKIPGTEIAISDLNDVLASEAQQVAPEVTPRPLAKLFAATDASGDEVVTASTTVTDTAQEQTETESAASTDQQSTHTESQPSSANSPPAPQQQATVSEQQNSGSEQNSTEQQSQIEQEVVEQQTQTEQPEQEVTQEEVTEEAEPFSTSVTLSWSIPTTRLNGDPLTIAELAGYEIYYYLEGDDSNGDIITINDGSATSQDIILTAPGTYNFAIATIDADGLESEISSPISLLVE